A single Campylobacter hyointestinalis subsp. hyointestinalis DNA region contains:
- the mrdA gene encoding penicillin-binding protein 2: protein MRMRIAYAVLILVWTILLVRIYYLSIKSNEYYEDIAEKNAIKTELIAPIRGQILDIKGRPLAVNKLGFSILIKPHLRNNEKVLDTEIKAISDVFTDLNATKLKRTYLKDDSPYNQDFVEVVEFIDYDSMIPHFAMLSLRDNIIIKPASKRHYPYSSLASHVIGYVGRANQKDIQNDELAKITNYTGRSGVENFYNEVLQGKSGERKTKVTALNQEVEEVSYTRATSKDITLTLELELQKYITEIFGNDAGAVVVMSLKDGAILAAGSFPEYDLNPFVTGISQKEWDAIINNLDHPFTNKLVNSLYPPGSVVKMAMGMAFFDSGRITPRTKIMCDPYFELGGRKFRNWKNYGAENMTIVEAIKESCDTYFYRGAYQIGIDNIAPVLERFGFGKKTGIDLPNEYIGVVPSREWKKAKTNTPWYHGDTLNTSIGQGNFLVTPVQVAKDTAIFATGLDMTPHFLYSIDGKKVEWEVQDNLTNKEKADIEYIRKGMHDTANIFGGTGFRALSAASIKLAAKTGTAQVVGISQTDKERIKENDMKYYERSHAWITTYGPYEDPQFVVTAMVEHGGHGGSAAGPIVAKIYNKLIELGYIDKKYLKKK, encoded by the coding sequence ATGAGAATGAGGATCGCATACGCCGTACTGATTTTAGTTTGGACGATTTTGCTCGTTAGAATTTACTATCTTAGCATAAAATCTAATGAGTATTATGAAGATATAGCAGAGAAAAATGCTATCAAAACAGAACTTATCGCTCCTATAAGGGGTCAAATTTTAGATATAAAAGGAAGACCATTAGCGGTAAATAAACTCGGATTTTCTATACTTATCAAGCCTCATCTTAGAAATAATGAAAAAGTTTTAGACACCGAGATAAAAGCCATAAGCGATGTATTTACTGATCTAAATGCTACTAAGCTTAAAAGAACGTATTTAAAAGATGATTCTCCATATAATCAAGATTTTGTAGAAGTCGTTGAATTTATAGATTACGATAGTATGATACCGCATTTTGCAATGCTTAGTTTAAGAGACAATATAATTATAAAACCTGCTAGCAAAAGGCATTATCCTTATAGCAGTCTTGCTAGCCATGTTATAGGATATGTAGGGCGCGCAAATCAAAAAGACATTCAAAATGATGAACTTGCTAAGATAACCAACTACACAGGAAGAAGCGGCGTAGAAAACTTTTATAATGAAGTACTTCAAGGAAAAAGCGGCGAGAGAAAGACGAAGGTTACAGCACTAAATCAAGAAGTAGAAGAAGTATCATATACAAGAGCGACTAGCAAGGATATAACTTTAACTTTAGAGCTTGAACTTCAAAAATATATAACTGAGATTTTTGGCAATGACGCTGGAGCTGTTGTGGTTATGAGCCTAAAAGATGGAGCTATTTTAGCTGCTGGAAGCTTTCCTGAGTATGATCTAAATCCGTTTGTTACTGGAATCAGCCAAAAAGAGTGGGACGCTATCATAAATAACTTAGATCATCCATTTACGAATAAACTGGTAAATTCACTATATCCTCCAGGAAGCGTCGTAAAAATGGCTATGGGAATGGCGTTTTTTGATAGTGGTAGGATAACGCCTAGAACAAAGATAATGTGCGATCCTTATTTTGAGCTTGGAGGGCGTAAATTTAGAAATTGGAAGAATTACGGCGCTGAAAATATGACTATAGTAGAGGCTATAAAAGAGAGCTGCGATACGTATTTTTATAGAGGAGCTTATCAGATAGGTATAGATAATATAGCTCCGGTTTTAGAGCGTTTTGGTTTTGGCAAAAAGACCGGCATTGACTTGCCAAACGAATACATAGGCGTCGTCCCTTCTCGTGAATGGAAAAAAGCCAAAACAAATACGCCTTGGTATCACGGCGATACTCTAAATACGTCCATAGGGCAAGGAAATTTTCTTGTGACTCCGGTTCAAGTCGCGAAAGATACGGCGATCTTTGCTACTGGACTTGATATGACTCCTCATTTTTTGTATAGCATAGATGGAAAAAAAGTAGAATGGGAGGTACAAGACAACTTGACAAATAAAGAAAAAGCCGACATAGAGTATATAAGAAAGGGTATGCATGATACGGCAAATATTTTTGGAGGTACTGGTTTTAGAGCTCTTAGCGCAGCTTCTATAAAGCTTGCTGCTAAAACAGGAACGGCTCAAGTAGTCGGCATCTCTCAAACCGATAAAGAAAGAATAAAAGAAAACGATATGAAATACTATGAGCGATCACACGCTTGGATAACGACTTACGGACCTTATGAGGACCCACAGTTTGTAGTAACTGCTATGGTCGAGCACGGCGGGCACGGTGGAAGTGCTGCAGGTCCTATCGTGGCAAAAATTTACAATAAGCTTATAGAACTCGGTTATATAGATAAAAAATATCTAAAGAAAAAGTAA
- a CDS encoding FlhB-like flagellar biosynthesis protein: MAKIKKAVALGYNKKKDNAPKVLASGKGEVASKIIEAARKYEIPIKEDSDLVEILSKVDINQEIPPNLYKAVAEIFSFLYRATKIK; encoded by the coding sequence ATGGCAAAGATAAAAAAGGCTGTAGCTCTAGGCTATAACAAGAAAAAAGATAACGCTCCAAAAGTACTAGCTAGCGGTAAAGGAGAGGTTGCTTCAAAAATCATAGAAGCTGCTAGGAAATACGAGATCCCTATCAAAGAAGATAGTGATCTAGTCGAGATCTTAAGCAAAGTAGATATAAATCAAGAAATTCCGCCAAATCTCTATAAAGCAGTCGCAGAGATCTTTAGCTTTTTGTATAGAGCTACTAAGATAAAATAA